Proteins encoded within one genomic window of bacterium:
- a CDS encoding flavin reductase, with translation MSAAFTPFDQALHLLPAPVTIIGARRGDELGGLTAAWVTRVSIDPPLLIAAIGRERHTHALLADAAAFTVSVLHEDQVDVARRFGLHSGRDLAKWDGVPHTLLEGGVPAVDACAARYLCRIVDRFATGDHDCLVGRIVTAEVVRGGPALPMRGADYGPRDAD, from the coding sequence ATGAGCGCCGCCTTCACACCCTTCGACCAGGCCCTGCACCTGCTGCCCGCCCCGGTGACGATCATCGGGGCGCGGCGCGGCGACGAACTGGGCGGCCTGACCGCCGCCTGGGTCACGCGCGTCTCCATCGACCCGCCCCTGCTGATCGCCGCCATCGGCCGCGAGCGCCACACCCACGCCCTGCTCGCCGACGCCGCGGCCTTCACCGTCTCGGTGCTCCACGAGGACCAGGTCGACGTGGCGCGCCGCTTCGGCCTGCATTCGGGGCGCGACCTGGCCAAGTGGGACGGCGTGCCGCACACCCTCCTCGAGGGAGGGGTGCCGGCGGTCGACGCCTGCGCCGCCCGCTACCTGTGCCGCATCGTCGACCGCTTCGCCACCGGCGACCACGACTGCCTCGTCGGCCGCATCGTCACGGCCGAGGTCGTGCGCGGCGGCCCGGCCCTGCCCATGCGCGGCGCCGACTACGGTCCGCGCGATGCCGACTGA
- a CDS encoding endonuclease/exonuclease/phosphatase family protein — protein MSMNQDQTLRVMQFNLLTSTKKRRSHPWRLRRRNIAKIIANLQPDVVGTQEANFQQLRDLAALLPGYAFVGEGNLGRDQAHSERSWYCATFYRKDRVRPLEGETEWLSATPDVPASQYSLGTRPRLVSWNTFELIGTGRRFVFGTTHLEAVNPWHRLKSAVQLRQFVSRKLEQLGEETPVFLTGDFNATSGSAEIRAMEADLGGDLAPLFDAWAAANADEDAGGTFRGLGLRDRVSNSLLGPRRIDYVFFRPKLEIHSVDRIDYADLEHRESALPSDHYPVVAEFSLAG, from the coding sequence ATGAGCATGAATCAGGACCAGACGCTCCGCGTGATGCAGTTCAACCTGCTGACGTCGACCAAGAAGCGCCGCAGCCACCCCTGGCGCCTGCGCCGCCGCAACATCGCCAAGATCATCGCCAACCTGCAGCCCGACGTGGTCGGCACCCAGGAGGCGAACTTCCAGCAGCTGCGCGACCTGGCCGCGCTGCTGCCCGGCTATGCGTTCGTGGGCGAGGGGAACCTCGGCCGCGACCAGGCCCACAGCGAGCGCAGCTGGTACTGCGCCACGTTCTACCGCAAGGACCGCGTGCGCCCCCTCGAGGGCGAGACCGAATGGCTGTCGGCCACGCCGGACGTGCCCGCCAGCCAGTACAGCCTGGGCACGCGCCCGCGGCTGGTCAGCTGGAACACCTTCGAGCTGATCGGCACGGGCCGGCGGTTCGTCTTCGGCACGACCCACCTCGAGGCCGTCAACCCCTGGCACCGCCTGAAGAGCGCGGTGCAGTTGCGCCAGTTCGTCTCCCGGAAGCTCGAGCAGCTGGGCGAGGAGACGCCGGTCTTCCTGACGGGCGACTTCAACGCCACCTCGGGCAGCGCCGAGATCCGCGCCATGGAGGCCGACCTCGGCGGCGACCTCGCGCCGCTGTTCGACGCCTGGGCCGCGGCCAACGCCGACGAGGACGCCGGCGGCACCTTCCGGGGTCTCGGCCTGCGCGACCGGGTCAGCAACAGCCTGCTCGGCCCCCGCCGCATCGACTACGTGTTCTTCCGGCCGAAGCTCGAGATCCACTCGGTCGACCGCATCGACTATGCCGACCTCGAGCACCGCGAGAGCGCGCTCCCGTCGGACCACTACCCCGTGGTTGCCGAGTTCTCCCTGGCGGGTTAG
- a CDS encoding ATP-binding protein: MKLAFIGTHGVGKTTLCYELAAALKRLDLSVDLVKEVARSCPLPINRETTDAAQNWILHTQVSREIELSADFDVIVCDRAVVDNYAYMVHAAGRRPELEPFIRHWMGTYDVLVKVPVIAPPSFDGTRDTSVEFQSAIDGLIDRLLAEFALDVVALPGDTRTGWMDLVLRALRLPDAPPQLDLF, translated from the coding sequence CTCGCGGCCGCCCTCAAGCGGCTCGACCTGAGCGTCGACCTCGTCAAGGAGGTCGCCCGCTCGTGCCCGCTGCCGATCAACCGCGAGACGACCGACGCGGCCCAGAACTGGATCCTGCACACGCAGGTCAGCCGCGAGATCGAGCTGAGCGCCGACTTCGACGTCATCGTCTGCGACCGGGCCGTGGTCGACAACTACGCCTACATGGTCCACGCTGCGGGACGTCGGCCCGAGCTGGAGCCGTTCATCCGGCACTGGATGGGCACCTACGACGTGCTGGTCAAGGTGCCCGTGATCGCCCCGCCGTCCTTCGACGGCACGCGGGACACGTCGGTCGAGTTCCAGTCCGCCATCGATGGCCTCATCGATCGCCTGCTGGCGGAGTTCGCCCTGGACGTCGTCGCCCTGCCCGGCGACACCCGCACCGGCTGGATGGATCTCGTCCTGCGGGCCCTGCGCCTGCCGGATGCCCCGCCCCAGCTCGATCTGTTCTAG